From the genome of Nicotiana sylvestris chromosome 1, ASM39365v2, whole genome shotgun sequence:
TTTTGGGGGGCCTAAGGCAATGACTTCATTTGCCTTACCGCTAGGTCGTCCCTAGGACATGCATTTCACTTGAAAATACATTGCAGTTTTGTGAGtatgaaaaaaaaatcactttttgATTTTTGGGATACTCATTTTtgcaaaaagataaaaataaaaacttgcaAAATTCATGGATAAACatattttaaaagaataaaatttaaaaaaaaaaatatggacAAACAGATCCTAAATTATGTACAGTAGTAAACTTGAATTTTTCTATATGTAGGTCACTAATAATTTCATGTTGAAAACCTTATAAGGATCGTTTGGTTACCATGACTAATCCCATAATAAAATATAAGCATGCATTTATCTCATATTTAATTATAGGTATTAGTTAGTACcaatataaaatttatatcaaaatcttaATATCAACTATCCCACAGTGCATATGGGATAATAATCCTGATCGGGATTATAATCCTATGATTATTAATTCATGAATAATCCTCTTTGGAACCAAACAACCTAAGTATTTATAATTCCATGGAACTTGCATTGCATTGTCTCATGTACGAAAAAATAATTTGGGAGATATGAAGAGGGAGGAAGGTAAAGAAGTTCTAGTACATCCAGACGGAAAAAACCATTCGTGAGCTATGCTCAAGAAAAGCTTTGGACTAATTAAGAATGAAGATGTTATTCCCTATGGGTCATCACTTCAAGACTTATGTACCTTTTTAGCAGTGGCCAATGTAGAGTATAGTTATTAGGTTTTTGGGAATCCGGTAATTTTTGTATagactttatatttttattaattttttaattaaatatcaataaatatataactgtgaacccagttattattgtatattaatttgatattataataggaacccgtaaactttaaatcctggatccgcctatGCTTTCGAGGAGAAAAGAGAGGAGAGAAAAGTGTAAGTTTAAAATTTTTTGGATTAATTTGGGGCGAAAGAAGGGGAAGGTATTGTTATGTGAGCTAGAAGTATACTAAGTAACTACTTAGAGGACTAAAGTGTAAATCTTGTATTAGTTGGTTAGAAGGCGGTTAATACTGTATAAGAGGGGACCACCTCCTTCTAATGAGCTGAATTAAACTCTTCTTCTAAACGATCTCTGtatctctcatttctctcttctttttcttcgtcATTTCTGTTGCATGTGTGAATTCCTCCTCAATTAGTGCAGATTTCATCATGGTATCATAGCGGCGATCACAGATTCATCTAAATTAGAAAGAAATTTGTAGAATCGAagcttgactgtagctccacggAACTCCGATCTGTTTAGCCATGGCCGGAAATGAAGTTGCTTCACTGGATCATAATCATCTATTGTTTTTGCAACCTTAAAATGCTCCTAGACTTGTTCTAATATCGCTCAAGCTCACATGGCAAGACAATTATGCATTGTGGAGCTGCGCGATGAAATTGGCACTTCGGGAAAAGAGTAAACTAGGGTTTGTAGATGAAACCTATGTGAAGAGCACATATAGAGGCGAATTAGCAGAGCAATGGGAAAAATGCAATGCAATAGTTTTGTCGTGGACCGGGAGTACTGTATCAAATGAGCTAATGCCAAGCATTGTCTATGCTTCAAATGCTAGAAAGGTATGGAGTGATTTCCAGGAGAGGTTTGATAGATCAGATCTAACTAGAATCTATCATATTTGGACAACTATAGCGACATTGAGACAAGGTGCTGACTCTGTAACTTCGTATTTTCTAAAATGAAGGATTTATGGGACGAATTAGATGTGTTGGTGCCCCTATCTTCATGTGACTGTGAGGAGGCTAGACATTCAATTGAACATTTAAGATCACAACATGTAGTGCAGTTTCTTATGGGATTAAATGAAACTTACAGTAACATAAGGAGTAATGTACTAGCAAAAAGGCCTGTTGTGACAATTAATGAAGCTTATGAAATAGTTACTCAGGAAGAAAACCAAAGAGCCCTAGGAGTGGTTGATACACATAAGGAACCACTTACTATGTTAGCAGGAAAAGGTCCAGATTTTAGAGGTAAAAGGCCAGGAATCATTTGTGAGCATTGTGGATACAAAGGTAACCTTAAGGAGAATTGTTTTAAGATAATTGGCTATCCAGTTGATTTCAAGAGCAAGAGGAAAAATCAGACTGGATGAAGAAAGGTCTATACCAATAATGTGAATGTGAGCAATGAGAAAAATAAGGCAGCAGTTGTTCAGGTGCAGGGGAATGGACAATTCTTCACTGAAGAACAGTACAAGCAGCTTGTTCAACTTTTGTCAAAACCAGCAACACCTGAATGCTCTACTAACATGACAAGTATAATTTTCTTATTAGCAAATGCATGTATGTGTGATTTTGATTGGGTAATAGATACAGGAGCAACTCATCATGTCACATATACTAAGGATATTCAGAGTAATATGAGAGGAACTGATGATCAAGGAAGGAGTGAAGTGCAATTGCCCACAGGAAATAAGGAACAAATAACTCACACTGGGGAAACATCTATACTGGGAAATAAAACAGTTAAAAATGTCTTATATGTACTAGATTTTAAATTCAATCTGTTGTCTGTGTCAAAGCTCACCAAAGATCTCAGTTGCTCAGTCACATTCTTTCCTGTTTTTTGTATGTTTCAGGATCTTTATAGTGGCAGGGTGATGGGGATTGGTAGAGAGCACAATGATTATACTCGCTGAAGGAGAACATAACAGTAGTTATAGCAGGTTTATTGGTGAATAAAGGAGCTAAAAGTAAACTCTGGCACCTGAGATTAGGCCATGCATCTCTGAAGTCAAT
Proteins encoded in this window:
- the LOC138872548 gene encoding uncharacterized protein, whose amino-acid sequence is MKLALREKSKLGFVDETYVKSTYRGELAEQWEKCNAIVLSWTGSTVSNELMPSIVYASNARKDLWDELDVLVPLSSCDCEEARHSIEHLRSQHVVQFLMGLNETYSNIRSNVLAKRPVVTINEAYEIVTQEENQRALGVVDTHKEPLTMLAGKGPDFRGKRPGIICEHCGYKGNLKENCFKIIGYPVDFKSKRKNQTG